In Bacteroidia bacterium, a genomic segment contains:
- a CDS encoding class I SAM-dependent methyltransferase, whose protein sequence is MNTITQTTTTRAERIASLAYNYEQQEKVRLSQCNLCGEGTLFTITHKDRYGYPASVDVCTCCGLTFLNPRMTAEAYTDFYISVYRPLVSAYHGRLIDSKTVQEDQKDYTAKLTEILRPWLEKGSYQSLLDVGGSTGVVSVGLSQAYGLKATVIDPAPAEIEEAQALGMETITAFIEDWDPKGKKYDVIGIFQTIDHLLDVSGTFNKLRSVIAPDGLMVVDIVDFRHAYLRNWSINEGTKIDHPYYFTEESTEALLARTGFQPVGKVVSEDLLHIFYICRPSVPNPHALPTADSVREYLREIRFVQGTQWKKQK, encoded by the coding sequence ATGAATACGATCACCCAAACCACCACCACACGTGCAGAGCGCATCGCTTCCCTGGCTTACAATTACGAACAACAGGAAAAAGTACGCCTCTCCCAATGCAATCTTTGCGGGGAAGGAACTCTTTTTACCATTACCCATAAAGACCGCTACGGATACCCCGCATCGGTAGATGTATGCACTTGCTGCGGCCTCACATTTCTGAATCCCAGGATGACCGCAGAGGCTTATACTGATTTTTATATTTCGGTTTACCGACCGCTGGTAAGTGCCTATCATGGAAGACTGATTGACTCCAAAACCGTACAGGAGGATCAGAAGGACTACACCGCCAAACTTACAGAAATCCTCCGCCCCTGGCTCGAAAAAGGATCCTATCAGTCTCTGCTGGATGTGGGCGGTTCTACTGGCGTGGTTTCTGTCGGACTCAGCCAGGCCTATGGCCTGAAGGCCACCGTGATTGATCCGGCGCCTGCCGAAATAGAAGAGGCACAGGCACTGGGTATGGAAACCATTACCGCCTTTATTGAAGACTGGGACCCCAAGGGAAAAAAATACGACGTCATCGGTATTTTCCAGACCATTGACCACCTGCTGGATGTTTCAGGCACTTTCAACAAACTCCGCTCGGTGATTGCTCCCGACGGGCTGATGGTTGTGGACATTGTGGATTTTCGCCATGCCTATCTGCGCAACTGGTCGATCAATGAAGGAACAAAAATCGATCACCCTTATTATTTCACCGAAGAAAGCACAGAAGCTTTGCTGGCGCGAACCGGCTTTCAACCTGTCGGAAAAGTAGTGAGCGAAGACCTGTTGCATATTTTCTATATCTGCCGCCCTTCAGTCCCCAATCCCCACGCATTGCCAACTGCTGATTCTGTAAGAGAATATCTTCGCGAGATCAGGTTTGTACAAGGTACCCAATGGAAAAAACAAAAATAA
- a CDS encoding glycosyltransferase family 4 protein: MTEKLVYVVSEPACLIPGTGAFRHIEAGREMLSRHFSVTFLPLCATPEIVQNSGATPSEALQVSALKQSFVWGTLKDIYILFRHHRNFIYWYKKLKSEKPEVIYERAAYLNFNALIAARLLKIRHIYEANGIQYLVAQTQYQSLLRPVMKLLEKWAYKKSDYTFFVGSWGDVLKMKKKNWENIENGIEASFADQFAAVNRHAGDIIHVCFIGTLMPHHRMDVLTAALAKVQHKNRIHLHLVGKKFDSVVKEFAEKFAITTHGFLDRDQLAELLKTMDIGVIPGGFEYPSFMKLFEYGAAKLLVLAPRLYNLRQWFDESEILYFDTDNAQDLAKKIDNVVENPEKVNTYGEALYASIREKHTWEKIFEHKTQIIQSLRK, from the coding sequence ATGACTGAGAAACTGGTATATGTCGTTTCCGAACCTGCCTGTCTGATTCCGGGCACAGGTGCTTTCCGCCATATAGAGGCAGGAAGGGAAATGCTCAGCCGGCATTTCTCAGTTACTTTTTTGCCTTTATGTGCGACACCGGAAATCGTTCAGAATTCGGGTGCCACACCTTCTGAAGCCCTTCAGGTTTCCGCGCTAAAACAGTCATTTGTCTGGGGTACATTAAAGGATATTTACATACTCTTTCGTCATCACCGCAATTTCATCTATTGGTACAAAAAACTAAAAAGCGAAAAGCCTGAGGTCATTTATGAAAGAGCTGCCTATCTCAATTTTAACGCCCTGATTGCTGCCAGACTATTGAAAATCAGGCATATCTATGAGGCAAATGGCATTCAATATCTCGTAGCGCAAACACAGTATCAGTCATTGCTCAGACCAGTAATGAAGCTGCTGGAGAAATGGGCATATAAAAAAAGTGATTATACCTTTTTTGTAGGAAGCTGGGGAGATGTGTTGAAGATGAAGAAAAAAAACTGGGAGAATATTGAAAACGGAATTGAAGCTTCATTTGCGGACCAGTTTGCCGCAGTCAACCGCCATGCCGGAGATATTATTCATGTATGTTTTATCGGCACACTCATGCCTCATCACCGGATGGATGTCCTGACGGCAGCACTGGCGAAGGTACAACACAAAAACCGCATCCATTTGCATCTGGTAGGGAAGAAATTCGACTCCGTGGTAAAGGAATTTGCCGAAAAATTCGCCATCACTACCCACGGATTTCTGGATCGGGATCAGCTAGCCGAATTGCTCAAAACCATGGATATCGGCGTCATACCCGGCGGGTTTGAATATCCATCCTTTATGAAACTGTTTGAATATGGCGCGGCAAAACTGTTGGTTCTCGCTCCCCGGCTTTATAATCTCAGACAGTGGTTTGACGAATCGGAGATTCTATATTTTGATACAGACAACGCACAGGATCTGGCAAAAAAAATAGATAATGTAGTTGAAAACCCTGAAAAGGTGAATACCTATGGGGAAGCCCTCTACGCAAGTATCCGGGAAAAACACACCTGGGAGAAAATTTTTGAACACAAAACACAAATTATCCAATCGCTTCGAAAGTGA
- a CDS encoding ABC transporter ATP-binding protein, producing MKKLLSQNILIRTLSRLYKAFPANFRRKSIWVMLSQTLSSFLEIFGLATLLPVFSVIMEENAIEDREYLRIMYHTLGFHDKTQFVIALCAVIISMIVAKNIINLCIKYFEANFSFSLYQYFSGQLQRYYYQQGFLFLKDQNSNELVRDVNEVTMRFGRNLVLPVLNFLNEIVVTILILGALLAYSPQSVLLIIAIILPTFLLFYRIVRTRLQKLQLDFHALKAELTKSLYESIFGYVDVQINNREEYFFNQYEKQVEKSKKIQTWLYVLNQTPLRVIETTMVLGILVLVLYGLTFMEDKGSLTLLLGLLVLAAYRILPSVNRMLVALLEIKGNEYTIGIMEQVKSLQPQLRETAPAMTFEREIQFKNLSFSYKGRQEKVLDELSFQVNKGEAIGLIGKSGSGKTTFANILLRFLKETGGEIKVDDTELTGDNIQAWRQLLGYVQQEVFLIDGTLAENICFGHSVVDEKRIYEVLRQASLTEVVEKLPQGIYTRIGERGAQLSGGQRQRVGIARALYSGAQILVFDEATSALDSDTETEITEAIQQLSAENLTMFIIAHRVTTLKYCDRIIELDKGKINKMHSYKDLIVSHL from the coding sequence ATGAAAAAACTGCTGAGCCAAAATATTCTCATTCGCACGCTTTCCCGTCTTTACAAAGCCTTTCCGGCCAACTTCAGACGAAAAAGCATATGGGTAATGCTTTCCCAAACCCTGAGTTCTTTTCTTGAAATTTTTGGTCTGGCGACTCTTTTACCGGTTTTCTCCGTCATCATGGAAGAAAATGCCATTGAAGATCGGGAATACCTTCGGATTATGTACCACACACTTGGGTTTCATGACAAAACCCAGTTTGTGATTGCATTGTGTGCGGTGATCATCTCCATGATTGTTGCGAAGAATATCATCAACCTTTGCATCAAATATTTTGAAGCGAATTTTTCGTTCTCCCTCTATCAGTATTTCTCCGGTCAGCTTCAGCGATATTATTATCAGCAGGGATTTCTTTTTCTCAAGGATCAGAATTCCAACGAACTGGTTCGGGATGTCAATGAAGTAACGATGCGGTTTGGCCGCAATCTGGTGTTGCCCGTACTCAATTTTTTGAATGAAATTGTTGTTACCATCCTGATTCTCGGGGCATTGCTCGCTTATAGTCCGCAATCTGTTTTATTGATCATTGCCATCATTCTCCCGACATTCCTCCTCTTTTACCGGATCGTGCGCACCCGGCTGCAAAAACTCCAGTTGGATTTCCACGCCCTGAAAGCCGAGCTCACCAAAAGCCTGTATGAATCCATATTTGGCTATGTAGACGTGCAGATCAACAATCGGGAAGAATATTTTTTCAACCAATACGAAAAACAGGTAGAAAAATCCAAAAAAATCCAGACCTGGCTGTACGTCCTCAATCAGACACCGCTGCGCGTGATAGAGACCACAATGGTATTAGGGATTTTGGTACTGGTACTTTACGGGCTCACTTTTATGGAAGACAAAGGCAGCCTAACGCTGCTGCTGGGCCTGCTGGTGCTGGCGGCCTACCGAATCCTGCCTTCCGTGAACCGGATGCTGGTCGCCTTGCTGGAAATTAAAGGAAACGAGTACACCATCGGCATTATGGAGCAGGTAAAATCGCTGCAACCACAGCTCAGAGAAACTGCTCCTGCCATGACTTTTGAAAGAGAAATACAATTCAAAAATCTATCCTTTTCCTATAAAGGCCGCCAGGAAAAAGTGCTCGACGAATTATCTTTTCAGGTAAATAAAGGCGAAGCCATTGGACTTATCGGAAAATCAGGCTCGGGAAAAACCACCTTTGCCAATATACTCCTTCGGTTTTTAAAAGAGACAGGCGGGGAAATCAAAGTGGACGATACGGAGCTTACAGGCGACAATATTCAGGCGTGGCGGCAATTGCTGGGATATGTGCAGCAGGAAGTATTTCTGATAGATGGCACATTGGCGGAGAATATTTGTTTTGGACATAGCGTGGTAGATGAAAAACGAATTTACGAAGTGCTGCGTCAGGCCAGCCTGACCGAAGTGGTGGAAAAGCTACCACAAGGCATTTACACCCGTATCGGGGAAAGAGGCGCACAACTCTCCGGCGGCCAACGGCAACGCGTCGGCATTGCCCGGGCGCTGTATTCAGGTGCACAGATTCTGGTATTTGACGAAGCAACCTCGGCCCTTGATTCGGACACAGAAACCGAAATCACAGAAGCGATCCAGCAACTTTCGGCAGAAAACCTTACCATGTTTATCATCGCTCACAGGGTTACTACCCTCAAATACTGCGACCGTATCATTGAACTTGATAAAGGAAAAATCAACAAAATGCATTCTTACAAAGATTTGATTGTTAGCCATTTGTAA
- a CDS encoding class I SAM-dependent methyltransferase, translating into MKQLMEIFSNRKRQVAWTVLIVSGLSVVIALVESLTSLNVYPYILGSAVVLLLTLLIFLVLRLLELPDHNTRLYEQVEALFYLRSVLPDKRYTNLPRMRDYAASPDFLRVLAEKTMEAKPKLIVEASCGLSTIFLSHLLAEHSPETRHFALEDSEYYGGLCRERLDPGALSQVIHAPMKEYSLNGKTWKWYELSQLPEGEIDMLIVDGPPFHIQLLARYPALPLLFDRIKPGGLIILDDAARPDETEIVRRWAENYHFSSEFINTEKGTTILTKK; encoded by the coding sequence ATGAAGCAGTTAATGGAAATTTTCTCAAACCGAAAACGACAGGTAGCCTGGACGGTTCTGATAGTATCCGGCTTATCTGTGGTTATCGCCCTGGTAGAATCTCTGACCAGTCTGAATGTATATCCTTATATCCTCGGGTCGGCCGTGGTGTTGTTACTGACCCTGCTTATATTCCTGGTTTTAAGGCTTTTGGAATTGCCCGACCACAACACCCGGTTGTACGAGCAGGTCGAAGCCCTGTTTTACCTTCGCTCCGTACTTCCTGACAAACGTTACACCAACCTTCCCCGGATGCGGGACTATGCCGCTTCGCCTGATTTTCTGCGTGTTCTGGCTGAAAAAACAATGGAAGCCAAACCAAAACTGATCGTCGAAGCCAGCTGCGGATTGTCAACCATTTTTCTTTCCCATCTCCTGGCCGAACACAGCCCCGAAACCCGCCACTTCGCGCTGGAAGACTCCGAGTATTACGGTGGACTTTGTCGGGAGCGCCTTGATCCCGGTGCGCTTTCTCAGGTGATTCACGCACCGATGAAAGAGTATTCCCTCAACGGCAAAACCTGGAAATGGTACGAACTCAGCCAATTGCCGGAAGGAGAAATCGATATGCTGATTGTAGACGGACCGCCATTCCACATACAACTACTGGCCCGTTATCCCGCTTTGCCTTTGCTGTTTGACCGCATAAAACCCGGTGGCCTGATCATTCTCGATGATGCAGCGAGACCCGACGAAACAGAAATCGTCAGAAGGTGGGCGGAGAACTATCACTTCTCTTCCGAATTTATCAACACCGAAAAAGGCACGACGATTCTGACAAAAAAATAA
- a CDS encoding N-acetylneuraminate synthase family protein produces MPQTQIIIEIAQAHEGSLGILHSYIDAVSRTGADAIKFQTHIAQAESSEYEPFRVKFSYEDNTRFDYWDRMSFTEDQWIGIKDHCEAVGLEFMSSPFSIEAVDMLDRMGMKRFKVASGEVNNFLMLEKMARTGKPILLSSGMSSYADLDAAIAFLADYGNEVSIFQCTTAYPTAPEQVGLNVIPEMQQRYGLPVGLSDHSGKIYAALAAVTLGAAMIEVHAVFHKEMFGPDTKASLTLEEIRQMVEGIRFIEAARNAPANKSDHTSFEELRKIFGKSLAVRKNLPAGHILTFDDLEGKKPAGYGIHASEYRSVINRKLKKDIHQYSFLTYEDLHD; encoded by the coding sequence ATGCCACAAACCCAAATTATCATAGAAATCGCCCAGGCACACGAAGGCAGCCTCGGTATTTTGCATTCCTATATTGACGCAGTTTCGCGCACAGGTGCCGATGCCATCAAGTTTCAGACCCATATCGCGCAGGCGGAAAGCAGCGAATACGAGCCTTTTCGGGTCAAATTTTCGTATGAAGACAACACCCGGTTCGACTATTGGGACCGGATGAGTTTTACGGAAGACCAGTGGATCGGCATCAAAGACCACTGCGAAGCAGTAGGGCTGGAGTTTATGAGTTCGCCTTTTTCCATTGAAGCGGTGGACATGCTCGACCGAATGGGAATGAAACGCTTTAAAGTAGCTTCGGGCGAGGTAAACAACTTCCTGATGCTGGAAAAAATGGCGCGCACAGGAAAACCGATTCTGCTTTCTTCCGGTATGAGTTCGTATGCAGATCTGGACGCGGCCATTGCTTTTTTAGCAGATTATGGCAACGAGGTAAGCATTTTTCAATGTACGACCGCCTACCCTACCGCACCTGAGCAGGTAGGATTAAATGTGATTCCCGAAATGCAGCAGCGGTACGGGCTTCCGGTAGGATTGTCTGATCACTCCGGCAAAATCTATGCGGCACTGGCAGCAGTTACACTTGGTGCGGCGATGATCGAGGTTCACGCCGTATTTCATAAAGAAATGTTTGGCCCTGACACCAAAGCATCCCTGACATTGGAAGAGATCAGGCAGATGGTGGAAGGCATTCGATTTATCGAAGCCGCCCGCAATGCGCCAGCCAATAAAAGCGACCATACCTCATTTGAGGAATTGAGAAAGATATTCGGAAAATCATTGGCAGTGCGAAAAAACCTGCCGGCCGGACATATCCTCACCTTCGACGACCTCGAAGGGAAAAAACCCGCCGGTTATGGCATCCACGCCAGCGAATACCGCAGCGTGATCAACCGGAAACTCAAAAAAGATATTCACCAATATAGTTTTTTAACCTACGAAGACTTGCATGACTAA
- a CDS encoding acylneuraminate cytidylyltransferase family protein, which translates to MEKTKISVLGIIPARGGSKGVPRKNIRPLAGKSLIQRTFETARESLSLDRIVLSTDDEEIAAHGREIGLEVPYIRPEHLASDTSAMVDVIIDMVQFLGKDNYFPDAVMILQPTSPFRKSHYIDQAVQLLGNHDAVCGVVQVPPELSPHYVMRITADGFMDFFLPEGALIKRRQDVPKAYRREGTVYLTRTEVLLRDKTIYGKTCVPLLVNPEDSLSIDTEKDWEYAEQIIRQQHINN; encoded by the coding sequence ATGGAAAAAACAAAAATAAGCGTACTCGGTATTATCCCGGCGCGAGGTGGCTCCAAAGGAGTACCTCGCAAAAATATCCGCCCCCTGGCTGGCAAATCGCTCATTCAACGAACCTTTGAAACTGCCCGGGAAAGCCTGTCGCTCGACCGGATTGTATTGTCAACTGATGACGAGGAAATCGCCGCCCACGGGCGGGAGATCGGGCTCGAAGTTCCCTATATTCGACCCGAACACCTCGCGTCCGATACTTCTGCGATGGTAGATGTAATTATCGATATGGTCCAATTTCTGGGAAAAGACAACTATTTTCCGGATGCAGTCATGATCCTGCAACCGACTTCTCCCTTTCGGAAATCTCACTATATCGATCAGGCAGTACAACTGCTGGGAAACCATGACGCAGTCTGTGGGGTTGTGCAGGTTCCACCCGAACTTAGCCCGCATTATGTCATGCGCATTACAGCGGACGGGTTTATGGATTTTTTCCTCCCGGAAGGAGCGCTGATCAAACGCAGGCAGGATGTACCCAAAGCCTACCGCAGAGAAGGGACGGTATATCTCACCCGTACCGAGGTGCTGTTGCGGGATAAAACGATTTATGGAAAAACATGTGTGCCGCTTCTGGTAAATCCCGAAGATTCGCTCAGCATTGACACAGAAAAAGACTGGGAATACGCGGAACAAATCATCCGGCAGCAACACATTAACAACTGA
- the neuC gene encoding UDP-N-acetylglucosamine 2-epimerase: MTKRKICVVVTARPSYSRIKTALRAIQNHPELELQLVVAASALLQRYGTAVNYIERDGFEIKARVFNVLEGENLTAMAKTTGLGILELSTVFERLAPDAVVTVADRFETMSTAIAASYMNIPLVHVQGGEVTGNIDEKVRHAITKLADIHLVASQKAAERVIKMGEDPSTVFVTGCPSIDLAKEIRENPVLDFNPYERYGGVGTEVDLANGYLVVMQHPVTTEYNQSRAHITETLHAIQDLNLPTLLFWPNVDAGADGTSNGIRSWREKGKMANVHFFKNMEPNDFLKVLKNSKCLIGNSSVGIRECAYLGVPVVNIGSRQNGRERGRNVIDVGYSREDIKAAISQHISHNGTPQDDIYGDGSAGEQIAEVLSKVPFSIEKVLAY; encoded by the coding sequence ATGACTAAGCGAAAAATATGCGTCGTAGTGACGGCCCGGCCCAGCTACAGCCGCATAAAAACTGCCCTCCGGGCAATCCAGAACCACCCCGAATTAGAACTACAGCTTGTAGTCGCCGCTTCTGCCCTCCTCCAACGTTACGGCACCGCCGTCAACTACATCGAACGCGACGGGTTTGAGATCAAAGCCCGCGTATTTAATGTGCTGGAAGGAGAAAATCTCACCGCTATGGCCAAAACTACCGGCCTGGGCATCCTCGAACTTTCGACCGTGTTTGAGCGGCTTGCGCCCGATGCCGTTGTCACCGTGGCAGACCGCTTTGAGACGATGTCCACCGCCATTGCAGCCTCCTATATGAATATCCCGCTGGTACATGTACAGGGCGGGGAAGTTACCGGTAATATCGACGAAAAGGTCAGGCATGCCATTACAAAACTGGCTGATATTCATCTGGTTGCCTCACAAAAAGCTGCCGAGCGCGTGATCAAAATGGGCGAAGACCCGTCAACAGTTTTTGTCACAGGCTGCCCATCCATAGACCTCGCAAAAGAAATCCGCGAAAATCCGGTGCTGGACTTTAATCCCTACGAAAGATATGGCGGAGTGGGAACAGAGGTAGATCTGGCCAACGGATACCTGGTGGTCATGCAGCATCCGGTAACGACAGAGTACAACCAGTCGCGGGCGCATATCACAGAAACCTTACACGCCATTCAGGATTTGAACCTACCCACTTTGCTGTTTTGGCCAAATGTAGACGCAGGGGCAGACGGTACATCCAACGGTATCCGGTCATGGCGGGAAAAAGGAAAAATGGCCAATGTTCATTTTTTCAAAAATATGGAGCCCAATGACTTCCTGAAAGTGCTCAAAAACAGCAAGTGCCTGATCGGCAACAGTAGCGTAGGCATACGCGAATGCGCCTATCTGGGCGTGCCCGTCGTGAACATTGGTTCCCGTCAAAACGGACGCGAACGCGGGCGGAATGTCATCGACGTAGGCTACTCCCGCGAGGATATAAAAGCAGCCATTTCGCAACATATATCTCACAACGGTACACCACAGGACGATATATATGGCGATGGCAGTGCAGGAGAACAAATTGCAGAAGTACTGAGTAAAGTGCCCTTTTCGATTGAGAAAGTGCTGGCTTATTAA
- a CDS encoding polysaccharide deacetylase family protein, with protein MLIAINYHYIRDSFEAPFPAIFGQTPEEFENQLRTLGQQGEFVGQEDILNHLVHGKSLPEKSVLITFDDGLKEQYTRALPILERLGIPVVFYANARPLVEPRVLNVHKIHLLRSQVAPEELTQKIVEAIEKQQIAVDTQKLESQATLTYRYDSEDNARIKYLLNFVLDFREREILMDDLFRQYFGEAEAAIHQNLYMDAAEIREVAEKGYLGCHSYEHLPVGLLGKNALQKDISLSKTILEQAAGKPVYSFSYPYGSAEACQNVKNTLRQNHFQFAFTMERAINHQIGDPFYLSRFDTNDVPLGKSYPFQPEEMFEKLKTKSWNLN; from the coding sequence ATGCTTATCGCCATCAATTATCACTATATCCGGGACAGCTTCGAGGCGCCTTTTCCCGCCATATTTGGGCAGACGCCGGAAGAATTTGAAAACCAGCTCCGCACGCTGGGCCAACAGGGGGAGTTTGTCGGACAGGAAGATATTCTCAACCACCTGGTACACGGCAAATCACTTCCTGAAAAGTCTGTTCTTATTACTTTTGACGACGGGCTGAAAGAACAATACACCCGGGCGCTGCCTATTTTGGAACGTTTGGGCATACCGGTGGTTTTTTATGCCAATGCACGCCCGCTGGTAGAGCCCCGCGTGTTGAATGTGCACAAAATCCATCTCCTCCGGTCGCAGGTCGCACCGGAAGAATTGACGCAAAAAATTGTCGAAGCTATTGAAAAACAGCAGATTGCCGTTGATACCCAAAAGCTGGAAAGTCAGGCAACACTCACTTATCGATACGACAGTGAAGACAATGCCCGCATAAAGTACCTGCTCAACTTTGTACTCGATTTTCGGGAAAGAGAGATTTTGATGGATGATTTATTTCGCCAGTATTTTGGAGAGGCAGAAGCTGCGATTCACCAAAATCTATATATGGATGCCGCAGAAATACGCGAGGTTGCAGAAAAGGGATATCTGGGCTGCCATAGTTACGAACATCTGCCGGTAGGTCTTCTGGGAAAAAATGCCCTGCAAAAGGATATTTCTCTTTCAAAAACCATACTCGAACAAGCCGCAGGAAAACCAGTCTACAGCTTCAGCTACCCCTATGGATCGGCGGAGGCCTGCCAGAATGTAAAAAACACCCTCAGGCAAAACCATTTTCAGTTTGCCTTCACCATGGAACGCGCCATCAATCACCAGATCGGCGACCCCTTTTACCTTTCCCGGTTTGACACCAACGATGTGCCGTTGGGAAAATCGTATCCCTTCCAGCCGGAAGAAATGTTTGAAAAACTCAAAACCAAATCCTGGAATCTCAATTAA
- a CDS encoding formyl transferase, producing the protein MQKVVIITGNELRHQYYVSRIAEKLNVVGIVFEKKINQAKKFEDKPQELDIAARHFQNREVSEQYHFADKILLPDCPVMEVETGHSNSEETFQWVKHCQPDYILLFGCSIIKPPLLSHYDGKIINLHLGLSPYYRGAGTNFWPLVNGEPECVGGTIHLATLKVDAGDILYQVRPQISAGDNPHDIGNKTIAAAVAQIPAIVEAYHAGLMQAQKQNLSGGKVYRRKDLTTAAIEQLYQNFENGLVEDFLNNREQRLRAYPIIEKA; encoded by the coding sequence ATGCAGAAAGTTGTCATCATCACCGGTAACGAATTGCGCCATCAGTATTACGTATCCAGAATTGCCGAAAAACTGAATGTCGTTGGGATCGTTTTTGAGAAAAAAATCAATCAGGCAAAGAAGTTTGAGGATAAACCACAGGAACTTGATATCGCAGCCCGCCATTTCCAAAACCGTGAGGTTTCGGAACAATATCATTTTGCAGATAAAATCCTCCTCCCTGACTGTCCGGTCATGGAAGTAGAAACGGGCCATTCCAATTCGGAAGAAACATTTCAATGGGTGAAACACTGTCAGCCCGACTATATTCTTCTATTTGGATGCAGCATAATTAAACCGCCATTGTTAAGCCATTATGATGGAAAAATCATCAACCTCCACCTCGGGCTATCGCCGTATTATCGCGGTGCAGGTACCAATTTCTGGCCGCTGGTAAACGGCGAACCGGAATGCGTGGGAGGAACCATTCACCTCGCGACCCTCAAGGTGGATGCAGGAGATATTTTATACCAGGTAAGACCTCAAATCTCCGCCGGAGACAATCCCCATGATATCGGCAACAAAACCATAGCAGCCGCAGTCGCGCAGATTCCGGCGATTGTGGAGGCGTATCACGCCGGACTCATGCAAGCGCAAAAACAAAATCTTTCAGGAGGAAAAGTGTACCGGAGAAAAGACCTTACGACAGCGGCCATCGAACAATTGTACCAGAACTTTGAAAACGGGCTGGTAGAAGATTTCCTTAATAACCGCGAACAAAGACTTCGGGCATACCCAATAATAGAAAAGGCATGA